The Bernardetia sp. genome contains the following window.
ATAGAAATTGCAGAAGTATCATTTCCTAGGTCTGGAGAGATAAAAATATTGACAATATTACTTGTATCTCTAAAACAAGCACTTTCTACTACTCTTCTGACATAAAAAGTATCATTAGCTATCGGAGGGATATAACTTCTTCCTGCTGAATCTACACTCAACCAGTCGGCTGTATCTAATCGTGTTGCAATTTGCCATATATGTTTATAGTTTCCATCTCCTCCTGTCGGAATATTTCCAATAAGTGTATCTGGACGAGTACCAATACAAATGGTCTGACTTTCAAAAATAGAATCTGCCTCTACTGGAGAAAGAGGAAAAAGCGTAATGACGTTACTTGTATCTGGCGCACAAGCTCCTGTAACAATCCTTCTAAACTGAACCGTATCTGTCGTAACGATAGAATCTGTAAACGTAAAATTTTGTGTTTGAACACTATCAATCCATGTTTGTCCAGAATCTAAAGATACTTGATAGCGATAACGCAATGGACTGGTAGCTGAAGAATCTGAAGTTGTGCCATAAATATCTGTTGGAAAATCACCCAAACAAACGCTCTGAATAGAAGGAAAAAGTGTATTCGTCGTAATATTTGGCAAAATCACTACCCTAACCTTCAAAGTTGTATCTTCTGTACAGCCTGTGTCGGGGGCAGGAACAACAATTCTTCTAAAATAAGCAGTGTCTGTGATAGTAATTCCAGCATTATTTAAGTTATAGTTTTGAACATTTCCTACCGAAGCATCTACCCAGTTAGTAGTATCACCATCTAAAGCCTGTTGCCATTTGTAAGAGAAAAAGGCTACTTCACCCAGTTCTGCCTCCGAACCTTGAATGGTGGGAAGGGGTGTTCCTTCACAAATTGTAGTATCTGGAGTGATGAGACTATTATTTGAAGGACATTCAACAACATTTACTAAAAATCTTTTTCTATTGAGTGTAACGTTTGGTGCGCCAGTATGAGTAACCTCAGCTGTATAAATTCCTTCGTGGTCGGCAACTGTGGCATTATTTACTACCAAAACACTATCATCATTTTGTTCACTAATTAAATCTCCTGCACGAAGCCAACGATAAGTTGTTGTTCCATTTATTTGATTTACAGAAACTGTATCTTTGAATGTTCCTCCTTGTGGCACATTAATGATTTTAAAATCTCCAACGCTATCTTGTGGCGAATACGTAAAAGTATATTGAGACTTGTTGTTAGGAACAAGGCTATTCCATTTTAATCTGTTGTTGGAAAAGTCTAATGTAATAGGTCTATTTACTGGAAGAGTAGGCACATTTTCAATAAAATTGGAATCAATGCTGATAAAATCAAGGTCTGCAAGCGTGGCAATGTCTGTAAGTTCTACTGGAAAGTTTCCTGTAAGAGAGTTAAAACTCAAATCTAATCGCTCTATCCCTATTACATTAGCAATTTCAGAAGGAATTTCTCCTGTCAAGTCATTATTGGATAGGTTCAAATCTTTTAACGTAGTGAGCGTACCAAAACCTATCGGAATATTTCCTGTAAGCTCATTATTAGAAAAATCAATTTTAGTTACTTGGTTGAGTTTGTCTCCTCCAAACATAGAGGCTGGCACTGAATTTTTTAGCCCCTTATTACTCAAATTAAGTTCTAAAACACAACTATCACTCGCATTCAAGACCACCCCATCCCATGTCGTCCAAGGGTCTGTAAGTATCCAAGGGTTTGTCCAGTTTGCACCATCAGTAGCATTATAGAGTTCTACCAAAGCCAAAGAATCATCTGGCAAACACATCAAACGATACATTTCCTTTTTAGACAGAGGACTGAGTAATGCTTTTGGAAAATGGTTCTGAAAAACATTATTTTCAATGAAAGTTGTTTCTGTTTCCAACAGAAGAGTTTCTAAATGATTTTTCTTAATGAAAGGAGTAGTAAAAGCAGTAAGTCCTACTACAAAAGCAGCTACAAATAAAACTTGCCAACACTTTGTAAGTTTTCTTTTATGGATAGTACTATTGATAAATAATTGTTTTAGTAATTGTAACGGATTCATAATTATGGTAGAAACGTTCTACATTTGATACATCAAGAGGTAGAGCGTTGTATTTTCGTAGAATTTTTTTGAACTTAAAATCTAAAGAGAAGTATCTCAAATCTAACTTTACAGTATCAGAATAAATATATTTTGATGAGAGATTAGTATTAAAAAAATCAATTATCAAAAACATATCACTCTTTGGCAGCGTATTTACATAACGGAAAGCACGGCTACAAAATTACAGTTTTATAACTGTAAAACAGAAAACTGGCACAATTTATTTAATCTTTATTTTGAATTTGGATTACGTTTTCAAAACTATACATCTGTTCAAATACTTAAAAATTGGAAAAAGGTCATTAAATTTGTACTTGGTTCAAGAAACACAGACACTCAAAAAGAAAGTCATTTATTCAAAAAACATCGTTTATGTATTCTTCTCAAAACACTACTAGAATAGGTAATACAACATCATCCTTTACTGCTTCTATTTCAAAGTCTGTATTGCTTACCTTTCAACATTCGTATCAAAACAAACTTCATTCGCTGCAATCTTTTCAACTACAACTCAAAGAACAAAGAGAGATGACACTTGATAAATTTGATTTCCAAAAACAACAACTTCAAACTCTTATTGTAGAAATTGCTGGCTTTTTAGACGATTTGATGCTACCCATAGTAGAAGAAAATCCTTTTTTCTTAGAAGATTTTATTCTCTATATTGAAAATTCTGTTGAGCAAGTAGAAAATCAATTACGTTTGTTTACTACACTTTCGTTATCTTCCCTACGTAAACAAGTAGCCAAAACGTCGCAACAACTTGAAACAAAAGCTCTAAAAGAATCTTTTGAGAACAAACAAAAACGAACTTTGGCACAAACGGAAAAACTTTTAGACAATCTAAATCAGCAACTTATTGCTATTCGTCATCGCATAGAAAAATTGAAAGACCAAATATTCAGTGGTACTTATGCCTTGCCTGTCATAGCTGTTTCAGCTTCTGATTTGCCTTCATTACCAAATCTTTCAACAGTTACAGATAAAACAATTTCTAATATTGAACTTATCAAACAAGATATAAAGCGTCTTTTTATGTAGCTATTTTTATAACCTATAAATCTATTTTCATCAACTTTACCTTAACTTTTTATGAAAAAAATAACTTTTCTAGCTGTACTTTTTATTTTTACTGGTTTTTTATCAAAAGCCGTAGCTCAGTCACCTGTGCGTTTGGGTCTGAAGTTTAATCCTATTATTTCTTATGCAAGAATTACGGATGAAGACAAAAAATCTATTGACGGGCTTGATGCCAGTTCAAAACTTGGTTTTTCAGGAGGTCTGATGGCAGATTTCAATTTTTCTGAACGTGCTGCTTTTCATACAGGACTTTTAATTGTCTCAAAGGGATATGAAACGAGTATTGATGGATTAGATGCCACTACAACCTCAAAAGTTACGGCAGTAGAAGTGCCTTTAGCTCTCAAAATGCGCTCTGGAGATATTGCTAATGGTCTTCGTATTCGTGGTCTTTTTGGAGGACAGTTAGGTTTAAATGTTTCTTCAAAAACAACATCAGAGCTTGCAGGTGTTTCTGTAGAAGACAGAAACACAAGTGATTACTATCAGCCTTTGAGCGTAGATTTCTTGGTTGGAGCAGGTGTAGAGTATGATATTGAAACTGTCGGAACGCTAGATTTTGGCTTGAGTTATCACCACGGTCTAACTCGTTTCAATAAAAAAGGTGATGATGGTGATTTTGGTGTCAGAGCCTTACTTAATTACTTCTCGTTAGATATTGGTTTCTTCTTCTAAATTTTATAGATATTCTTCTTAAAAAAAGGTTGTTTTTTTGAAACAACCTTTTTTCATGCTCATATTTTTTAAACCCTTGGTTTCCAAGCAATTTCATCGGCTTTTACTTCATAGGAGGTCATTCTTGACAACACAAAAATATAATCTGACAAACGGTTGAGATAACGAATAATTATTTCATCTATTCCTTCCTCTTCTTCTTTGTTGAGTTCTGTACAACGGCGTTCTGCTCTTCTACAAACTGTTCTTGCCAAATGACAAAACGAAACGGCTTGATGTCCACCAGGTAAAATAAAATGTGTCATGGAAGGAAGCTCTTCGTTCATAACATCTATTTCCACTTCTAATGCAGTAATATCTGTTTCATCTATCTGAGGAATAGGAATATGAGATTTTTTTTTGGGGTCAGAGGCTAGAAGAGAACCAATAGTAAACAAACGGTCTTGAATTTCAATCAAAATTTCTTTTCGGTGTTGCAGTTCCTTTTGGTCTCGCAGCATTCCAATATAAGAATTGAGTTCATCTACTGTTCCATACGATTCTATTCTAAGATTTGCCTTCGAAACTCTTCTTCCACTAATGAGTGATGTTGTTCCTTTATCGCCTGTTTTAGTGTATATTTTCATTGTTTTTTATTGTTTTATTTAGACTTGAATACAGATTTCAAATATACATAGACTATTTCTGATAAAAAATTTTGAATTTTTTGATAGAATGTTTTTGAATAACAATACAGATTTAGCATATTTGCACAACAAAAAATGAACATTAGTCATTTTATGAACAAATGCTTAAAACCTTTTTTCAAAAAAGAAGTTTATAAGTGTAATTTCCCAAAACTTGCTATCTGATGACAAGTACATTTTTTTAATTCATTATTTTTTTAACTCAAACTTTATTATGACAAACAAATTATTTCAATCTCTATTAGTAGTAGCTACTTTATTTTTTGCTGGTATCTCTACTTCTTTTGCACAAGATGTTCCAGAAGAATCTGTAAGCTATGGCGCATTTACTTTATATGGAAACTTTCCTCTAGGTGATGAATTTTCTGACCAAGCCAAATTTGGTGGTGGTTTAGGCTTTGAAGGTGCTTATTTTTTCCATCCATTAGTAGGTTTTGCCTATTCAGTAGATGCACAACTAAATCCATATAATAAAGAACGAAATGGTCTCAATGACTTTACTAACATAGATGCTCAACCTTGGGTACATGGAAACTTGATGGGGGGTATAGAACTTTCTTACCCAATCACTCCAGTAATTGCTCCAGAATTTCGTGCTTTAGGAGGACTTATGATAGCTCGTCGTCCAGAAGTTACATATAGCACTGTATTAGGTTCAACATCTGCTGAAGCTATTACTTCTCCAGCTTTTGCTTATTCTATAAGTGGTGGCTTAAAATTTACTAATTATGATGGTGGAAGTGCTTTTCGTGTGGGAGTTCGTTATTTATCTGGTCAACCAACTTTTGGAGATGACGACACAATTACTTTTGGAGATAACCAAATAAACCTTGCTAATGCACAGCTTTATGTTTCTTTTGGCTTCCTGTCAAGAAAATAGTTAAAATAACAAATGCAATAAAAAAAGAGGCTGCCGAAAAGGTCAGCCTCTTTTTATTGATAAATGAATTTATAATTTACCACTTATCATTAACTAAAGTGCTGGGTAATAACTATCCAATATATTGACAATATCTTTCAAACGAGGAAGATTTACAGCACGACGAATGCCAGCAACAGCTTCTGTTTTCTTGCTCTTTAAGATGTCAATTTGTGTCTGTACTTTTGTAGGCTCACTACTCAAATTTTGAGCAACTGCTCCCTGCAAAATAACAATCGTATTACGACTATTTTCATCTATCATAGAAATATACTGTCCATAGAGGTAATCAAATTCTTTATAAAGGTAAATCACATCCTCAATTTTTTTGTTTGCTTCCATAATATGAGGATACTTTGCCATCAGCTTAGAATAATCTACTTTTCCTCCTTTAGTAAACTCTTTTTCTAGCTTATCAAAATAAGCTGTTACAGCAGCTTTGTTGTAAGTTCTAAATACTTTCAACAAATATTCTCCATTCGTAACAGTGCCTTCTGGCTCTTTAATCTCAACATTGAATTTCAAACCTTTTGCATGAAGATTTACGTATTCTGTAAGTTTTTCGTGCAAGTTGGTAGTCTGAACTTGGTAGTTATCAATGTTATTTGCAAAACGAGCATTTACCAAATTCAATTTTGCATAATACGCTGTATATTTTTCCAACTCATTTTTAAACTCTTGTACATCTCCTTCACTTACATCTTTTCTTTGAGCTGCAATTCCAGAAACAAAACCCAAAACCGAAGTAGCAATATTAACAACTGGTGTAGCTGAAGCAATATTACTTACTACTGGGTCTTGCAAAAGCATATTGGCAATATTGAGTATTTTTTGTCCTCCTTTATCTTTTTTACTGACAAGTTTTTTCTCCATTAGCTGCATAACTTTATCATTGTAGGAAAAACCTAATGTTTCATCAGCAGGATTGTTCAAACTATTGAGCATTGTTCTATAGCTCTCTACTTGATTGATAGCATAAAGTGTATTCAAACGGTCGTTCAAAACTTCAAAAAATTCAGCCGAATGAATAAGATTTGTTCTGACCATTTTATAACGAGCCTCATCTGTCAGCTCCACACGACGAGAAACTCCCTTCACAATCGCATCATTTTTTTCTACAGTTTCTTTATATAAACTCAAATCAGAAGAAAGAACAGTAATTTGTTGAGTACGATTTTTTAAAGAATCTGTTAGAGCCAATACCTTTAGACTATCTCTTTGGCGTTGGTCAGTCAGTACCTGATAACGACGTACAAAATCTTGATTTTGTTGTTGGAGTTGTCGTTGCTCAGAACGAAGCTCATCTATAGCTTTCAAAATAAGGGCAACGCTATCTTGTGCTGATACTGAATACACAATACCAGACATAAAAAATAAAAGGAGAAATAAGGATTTTTTCATCATATAAATATAAAATTGCTGTATATGCTTTAATGTACGAAAAAGTGGATTCAAACTAAAAGATACAAATAAATTGATTACACAATCGTGATAAGAGAGTTTTTATCAGATTTTTTTCAGAAAAAAAGCCTTCACAAAGAATGGAAGACCCGTTTTTTAATATCAGAACAAAACATATATCCCTAACAATCTTTGACAGGGCAAGGAATAGGTCTTCCTCTTTTTAGTTTTTTCTTCTTCATTGTATGTCCTTTGTGTGAAGTACATGAACTTATATTTATCATAAAAGCAGGCAAAAACATAAAATAAAGCAGATAAATAGATTTGAGTTTCAAGAATTTTAGTTTTTCAGTCATTTAATTTGGCTTATTTACTTCTTTTTCTTTGAGAGTTTATAACTTTTGTATTTGGGTGTCCATGCCTGTTTGGGTGCATGTACACAGCTGCTCATAAGAGCAGTAGAAAAAACAGCCAATAGAAAAACGGCTACTCTTTTTTTAGAAAAAATAGTTGTTTTGATAGAATTCATTTTTTATTGATTTTGTTAGGAATAAATTAGCAAGTTACTTTACCAAGCTCTTACCGTTTTTAAACGCTGCTCATACTTTGGAGAACGAGGTTTTTTATCTCTCATATTTTTACGTTTTGTTGGAGTCCAAGCCTGTTGAGGGGCGTGAATACAACTTTGAAAGGCAAAAGAGAAAGTAAATACAAATACTAATAGTAATGCTTTTATAGTAAATTTTGAGAATATATTTTTCATCTGAATTCTATTTCTATAATTATTGAGGATTTTTTATCTAAAAGGTAAAGATATGTAAAGTTTGCAAAAAATAATGTTGATAGAATAAGTTATCTTTGAACTTTAACTCATCTAAATACAGAACTACACAAACTCAAAATCGTTTCCACTCGTCTTATGATAATACGTACAAATCTTGTAAATATTGCAGAAAAAACAATTTTCCCTGCTCAAATTACTATTCAAGAGGGCAAAATTCATTCCATAGAAAAAATTACAGATAAAAATCAAGAAGTAGAAAACTATGCACTTTGTGGTTTTATAGATGCACATATTCATATCGAAAGTTCGATGCTTGTTCCTTCCAAGTTTGCTCAAATGGCAGTTGTACACGGCACAGTAGCTACCATTTCCGATCCTCACGAAATTGCCAATGTAATGGGAATGCAAGGAGTAGAGTTTATGGTAGA
Protein-coding sequences here:
- a CDS encoding porin family protein is translated as MKKITFLAVLFIFTGFLSKAVAQSPVRLGLKFNPIISYARITDEDKKSIDGLDASSKLGFSGGLMADFNFSERAAFHTGLLIVSKGYETSIDGLDATTTSKVTAVEVPLALKMRSGDIANGLRIRGLFGGQLGLNVSSKTTSELAGVSVEDRNTSDYYQPLSVDFLVGAGVEYDIETVGTLDFGLSYHHGLTRFNKKGDDGDFGVRALLNYFSLDIGFFF
- a CDS encoding cob(I)yrinic acid a,c-diamide adenosyltransferase — translated: MKIYTKTGDKGTTSLISGRRVSKANLRIESYGTVDELNSYIGMLRDQKELQHRKEILIEIQDRLFTIGSLLASDPKKKSHIPIPQIDETDITALEVEIDVMNEELPSMTHFILPGGHQAVSFCHLARTVCRRAERRCTELNKEEEEGIDEIIIRYLNRLSDYIFVLSRMTSYEVKADEIAWKPRV